In Salarias fasciatus chromosome 2, fSalaFa1.1, whole genome shotgun sequence, one genomic interval encodes:
- the LOC115401590 gene encoding uncharacterized protein LOC115401590 isoform X2 → MRLLSLAWSFSPEETEDTAGHPCLLFPFLSTHSRLFISHHGSRQKGSSLAVLPPVPQAKPDPLNTSCQGLHEGQHPSRAAAGAGEGQRLHQALVKELQRRGFFILNAPMDVDLEEFEARSSEQPSATAGPVPPAAEQAGEGSPAHTSEEEGSGSDDPTWQQATPNFSTSVRVRMQEENLYAKFPPETTELKKFKNHLVSVLETPNYQQEVDNVSRVLRYLQPTGDQVSLDFLDSTAPVGDFFAALKRVGQTAATRFNYIKSLVKFIRYLQLEHGGTDPAFFHKCTNFMDFLSVLRKSISETHSKDRKRHEYFVGAKTGVHECQKVLRVAKKDALGVYERLLRSEPVSEEEKTRYKYYCEAVLLLGHFQRPGAVEGLTVTEWLAKQDCGGRVVVAVKSHKTANRPLALFALTQEEAALIQQYFLCVRPDYIKAEADDEDEDEDEAHHRLFLSTNGKPVRSATTDLQRLHQHYELPSVSSQEVRRAVETAANSTFSDEQKTGLAYYLARMDKAPNEHHHTWEPGRIVETANLVRLLTNGSDDSDHQPQAGSRRGREASHEDYNKFQELFPVTLDGQPPNKVQRTSAGFSADWVLYDKSRAVQDERAASPHKVVQTAPDSAEH, encoded by the exons ATGCGGCTGCTTTCTCTGGCTTGGTCATTCTCTCCTGAGGAAACAGAGGACACTGCTGGACATCCCTGCCTTCTTTTCCCATTTCTTTCAACTCACTCAAGACTTTTTATTTCTCACCATGGCTCAAGACAAAAA GGATCGTCGCTGGCTGTACTGCCTCCAGTGCCTCAAGCCAAGCCAGACCCTCTCAACACATCTTGCCAGGGTCTGCATGAAGGGCAGCACCCCAGCAGagcggcagcaggagctggagagggCCAAAGACTCCACCAG GCTCTGGtgaaagagctgcagaggagagggTTCTTTATCCTCAACGCCCCCATGGACGTGGACCTGGAGGAGTTTGAGGCCCGAAGCTCTGAGCAGCCCTCTGCCACTGCAGGCCcagttcctcctgcagcagagcaggcaggtgaaggcagccccgcccacaccTCTGAGGAAGAGGGCAGCGGCTCCGATGACCCCACCTGGCAACA GGCCACCCCCAACTTCTCCACCTCCGTGAGAGTCCGGATGCAGGAGGAGAACTTGTACGCCAAGTTCCCCCCTGAGACAACAGAgctgaagaagttcaagaaCCATTTGGTGTCTGTGCTTGAGACTCCCAACTACCAACAGGAG GTAGACAACGTGTCCCGGGTCCTGCGTTACCTGCAGCCGACGGGAGACCAGGTGTCGCTGGACTTCCTGGACAGCACAGCGCCGGTGGGCGACTTCTTTGCTGCCCTGAAGAGAGTGGGACAGACTGCAGCCACCAGGTTCAACTATATAAAGAGCCTGGTGAAGTTCATCCGGTACCTACAGCTGGAGCACGGTGGCACGGACCCTGCCTTCTTCCACAAGTGCACGAATTTCATGGACTTTCTGAGTGTTCTTCGAAAGTCAATTTCAGAGACACACAGCAAGGACCGTAAAAG GCATGAGTACTTTGTCGGGGCCAAGACGGGTGTGCACGAGTGCCAGAAAGTCCTCCGAGTGGCCAAGAAGGACGCGCTCGGCGTTTATGAACGCCTGCTGCGCAGCGAGCCGGTTTCCGAGGAGGAGAAGACGCGGTACAAATATTACTGTGAGGCTGTTCTCCTCCTGGGTCACTTCCAGAGGCCTGGAGCCGTGGAGGGACTGACA GTCACAGAATGGCTGGCCAAGCAGGACTGCGGCGGCCGGGTCGTCGTGGCTGTCAAGTCCCACAAGACAGCCAACAGGCCGCTGGCTCTGTTTGCCCTgacccaggaggaagctgct CTCATCCAGCAGTACTTCCTGTGTGTCAGGCCTGACTACATCAAGGCAGAAGCCGATgacgaggatgaggacgaggacgaggctCATCACCGCCTGTTTCTGTCCACCAACGGGAAACCAGTAAGGAGCGCCACCACCGACCTCCAGCGCCTGCATCAACA TTACGAGTTGCCCAGCGTCAGCAGCCAGGAGGTCCGCCGTGCCGTCGAGACTGCTGCCAACAGCACGTTCTCAGATGAGCAGAAGACCGGGCTGGCCTACTATCTGGCCCGCATGGACAAGGCGCCTAATGAGCATCACCACACGTGGGAGCCGGGGAGGATCGTGGAGACGGCCAACTTGGTGCGCCTCCTCACAAACGG GTCTGATGACTCTGACCACCAGCCACAAGCTGGCTCCAGAAGAGGACGAGAGGCCTCCCACGAGGATTACAACAAGTTTCAGGAGTTGTTCCCGGTCACCCTGGACGGACAGCCTCCAAACAAAGTCCAGAGGACGTCTGCCGGCTTCAGTGCTGACTGGGTCCTGTACGACAAGAGCCGAGCAGTACAAGATGAGAGAGCAGCATCTCCTCA CAAAGTGGTCCAGACGGCCCCCGACAGTGCAGAGCATTGA
- the LOC115404405 gene encoding D-beta-hydroxybutyrate dehydrogenase, mitochondrial, translated as MISSSSFLDQVTTVVPVSVLLVLVLPVLVLLVLALTKLFSGSGHQGAEEARAVLVTGCDSGFGRQLALCLDRRGFLVFAGCLSPDGAGARGLLEQSSGTLKVLKLDVTKEDDLRQAKSAVLEHLPEKGLWAVVNNAGISDWAEIEWSSTQDFCNMLDVNLLGSIRTSITFLPLVRQARGRMVFVSSIFSFFHCLNMSAYSVSKRGLEAFADCLRVEMASFGVKVSIIQPGNFGRATSILKEKSAADIWEKLDLEQRRSFNRQYVELAVDYYKSTCRSGFQEPDMVIDAMLHAITASRPQSRYLLASRVDWLFFRLFPFLPTVLSDAFFSLSSMYSKRKQLLYAQ; from the exons atgatctcctcgtcctccttcctggaccaggtgacCACCGTCGTCCCCGTCtcggtcctcctggtcctggtcctcccggtcctggtcctcctggtcttgGCCCTCACCAAGCTGTTTTCCGGGagcggccaccagggggcggaggAGGCCCGGGCCGTGCTGGTGACCGGGTGCGACAGCGGCTTCGGACGGCAGCTGGCGCTCTGCCTGGACCGCAGGGGCTTCCTGGTGTTCGCGGGCTGTCTGAGTCCAGACGGAGCCGGAGCCCGGGGCCTGCTGGAGCAGAGCTCCGGGACGCTGAAGGTCCTCAAGCTGGACGTGACCAAAGAGGACGACCTGCGCCAGGCCAAGAGCGCCGTGCTGGAACACCTGCCAgagaaag GTCTGTGGGCGGTGGTGAACAATGCTGGGATCTCCGACTGGGCGGAGATCGAGTGGAGCTCCACCCAGGACTTCTGCAACATGCTGGACGTCAACCTGCTGggctccatcaggacctccatcaccTTCCTGCCTCTTGTCCGCCAAGCCAGAG GTCGGATGGTGTTCGTGTCCAGcatcttctccttcttccactGCCTCAACATGTCAGCCTACAGCGTCTCCAAGAGAGGCCTGGAGGCCTTCGCCGACTGCCTACGGGTGGAGATGGCCAGCTTCGGGGTGAAG GTCAGCATCATCCAGCCGGGGAACTTCGGCCGAGCCACCAGCATCCTGAAGGAGAAGAGCGCCGCTGACATCTGGGAGAAGCTGGACCTGGAGCAGAGGCGGAGTTTCAACCGGCAGTACGTGGAGCTGGCCGTGGACTACTACAAGTCCACCTGCAGGTCGGGATTCCAGGAGCCCGACATGGTGATCGACGCCATGCTGCACGCCATCACGGCGTCTCGCCCCCAGTCCAGATACCTGCTGGCGTCCCGTGTGGACTGGCTGTTCTTCAGGCTCTTCCCCTTCCTGCCCACTGTCCTCTCTGACGCCTTCTTCAGCCTCAGCTCCATGTACTCCAAGAGGAAACAGCTGCTGTACGCCCAGTAG
- the LOC115401590 gene encoding uncharacterized protein LOC115401590 isoform X1, giving the protein MACDGGGSQVHLNGRGVVKCGCFLWLGHSLLRKQRTLLDIPAFFSHFFQLTQDFLFLTMAQDKKDRRWLYCLQCLKPSQTLSTHLARVCMKGSTPAERQQELERAKDSTRSWTHEGRLWDYTRISQLVPHAPSRQALVKELQRRGFFILNAPMDVDLEEFEARSSEQPSATAGPVPPAAEQAGEGSPAHTSEEEGSGSDDPTWQQATPNFSTSVRVRMQEENLYAKFPPETTELKKFKNHLVSVLETPNYQQEVDNVSRVLRYLQPTGDQVSLDFLDSTAPVGDFFAALKRVGQTAATRFNYIKSLVKFIRYLQLEHGGTDPAFFHKCTNFMDFLSVLRKSISETHSKDRKRHEYFVGAKTGVHECQKVLRVAKKDALGVYERLLRSEPVSEEEKTRYKYYCEAVLLLGHFQRPGAVEGLTVTEWLAKQDCGGRVVVAVKSHKTANRPLALFALTQEEAALIQQYFLCVRPDYIKAEADDEDEDEDEAHHRLFLSTNGKPVRSATTDLQRLHQHYELPSVSSQEVRRAVETAANSTFSDEQKTGLAYYLARMDKAPNEHHHTWEPGRIVETANLVRLLTNGSDDSDHQPQAGSRRGREASHEDYNKFQELFPVTLDGQPPNKVQRTSAGFSADWVLYDKSRAVQDERAASPHKVVQTAPDSAEH; this is encoded by the exons ATGGCTTGTGATGGGGGCGGTTCCCAGGTGCATCTCAATGGCAGAGGTGTGGTTAAATGCGGCTGCTTTCTCTGGCTTGGTCATTCTCTCCTGAGGAAACAGAGGACACTGCTGGACATCCCTGCCTTCTTTTCCCATTTCTTTCAACTCACTCAAGACTTTTTATTTCTCACCATGGCTCAAGACAAAAA GGATCGTCGCTGGCTGTACTGCCTCCAGTGCCTCAAGCCAAGCCAGACCCTCTCAACACATCTTGCCAGGGTCTGCATGAAGGGCAGCACCCCAGCAGagcggcagcaggagctggagagggCCAAAGACTCCACCAGGTCCTGGACTCATGAGGGGAGGCTGTGGGACTACACCCGGATCAGCCAGCTGGTGCCTCACGCTCCTTCCAGACAGGCTCTGGtgaaagagctgcagaggagagggTTCTTTATCCTCAACGCCCCCATGGACGTGGACCTGGAGGAGTTTGAGGCCCGAAGCTCTGAGCAGCCCTCTGCCACTGCAGGCCcagttcctcctgcagcagagcaggcaggtgaaggcagccccgcccacaccTCTGAGGAAGAGGGCAGCGGCTCCGATGACCCCACCTGGCAACA GGCCACCCCCAACTTCTCCACCTCCGTGAGAGTCCGGATGCAGGAGGAGAACTTGTACGCCAAGTTCCCCCCTGAGACAACAGAgctgaagaagttcaagaaCCATTTGGTGTCTGTGCTTGAGACTCCCAACTACCAACAGGAG GTAGACAACGTGTCCCGGGTCCTGCGTTACCTGCAGCCGACGGGAGACCAGGTGTCGCTGGACTTCCTGGACAGCACAGCGCCGGTGGGCGACTTCTTTGCTGCCCTGAAGAGAGTGGGACAGACTGCAGCCACCAGGTTCAACTATATAAAGAGCCTGGTGAAGTTCATCCGGTACCTACAGCTGGAGCACGGTGGCACGGACCCTGCCTTCTTCCACAAGTGCACGAATTTCATGGACTTTCTGAGTGTTCTTCGAAAGTCAATTTCAGAGACACACAGCAAGGACCGTAAAAG GCATGAGTACTTTGTCGGGGCCAAGACGGGTGTGCACGAGTGCCAGAAAGTCCTCCGAGTGGCCAAGAAGGACGCGCTCGGCGTTTATGAACGCCTGCTGCGCAGCGAGCCGGTTTCCGAGGAGGAGAAGACGCGGTACAAATATTACTGTGAGGCTGTTCTCCTCCTGGGTCACTTCCAGAGGCCTGGAGCCGTGGAGGGACTGACA GTCACAGAATGGCTGGCCAAGCAGGACTGCGGCGGCCGGGTCGTCGTGGCTGTCAAGTCCCACAAGACAGCCAACAGGCCGCTGGCTCTGTTTGCCCTgacccaggaggaagctgct CTCATCCAGCAGTACTTCCTGTGTGTCAGGCCTGACTACATCAAGGCAGAAGCCGATgacgaggatgaggacgaggacgaggctCATCACCGCCTGTTTCTGTCCACCAACGGGAAACCAGTAAGGAGCGCCACCACCGACCTCCAGCGCCTGCATCAACA TTACGAGTTGCCCAGCGTCAGCAGCCAGGAGGTCCGCCGTGCCGTCGAGACTGCTGCCAACAGCACGTTCTCAGATGAGCAGAAGACCGGGCTGGCCTACTATCTGGCCCGCATGGACAAGGCGCCTAATGAGCATCACCACACGTGGGAGCCGGGGAGGATCGTGGAGACGGCCAACTTGGTGCGCCTCCTCACAAACGG GTCTGATGACTCTGACCACCAGCCACAAGCTGGCTCCAGAAGAGGACGAGAGGCCTCCCACGAGGATTACAACAAGTTTCAGGAGTTGTTCCCGGTCACCCTGGACGGACAGCCTCCAAACAAAGTCCAGAGGACGTCTGCCGGCTTCAGTGCTGACTGGGTCCTGTACGACAAGAGCCGAGCAGTACAAGATGAGAGAGCAGCATCTCCTCA CAAAGTGGTCCAGACGGCCCCCGACAGTGCAGAGCATTGA
- the LOC115401590 gene encoding uncharacterized protein LOC115401590 isoform X3: MACDGGGSQVHLNGRGVVKCGCFLWLGHSLLRKQRTLLDIPAFFSHFFQLTQDFLFLTMAQDKKDRRWLYCLQCLKPSQTLSTHLARVCMKGSTPAERQQELERAKDSTRSWTHEGRLWDYTRISQLVPHAPSRQALVKELQRRGFFILNAPMDVDLEEFEARSSEQPSATAGPVPPAAEQAGEGSPAHTSEEEGSGSDDPTWQQATPNFSTSVRVRMQEENLYAKFPPETTELKKFKNHLVSVLETPNYQQEVDNVSRVLRYLQPTGDQVSLDFLDSTAPVGDFFAALKRVGQTAATRFNYIKSLVKFIRYLQLEHGGTDPAFFHKCTNFMDFLSVLRKSISETHSKDRKRHEYFVGAKTGVHECQKVLRVAKKDALGVYERLLRSEPVSEEEKTRYKYYCEAVLLLGHFQRPGAVEGLTVTEWLAKQDCGGRVVVAVKSHKTANRPLALFALTQEEAALIQQYFLCVRPDYIKAEADDEDEDEDEAHHRLFLSTNGKPVRSATTDLQRLHQHYELPSVSSQEVRRAVETAANSTFSDEQKTGLAYYLARMDKAPNEHHHTWEPGRIVETANLVRLLTNG, translated from the exons ATGGCTTGTGATGGGGGCGGTTCCCAGGTGCATCTCAATGGCAGAGGTGTGGTTAAATGCGGCTGCTTTCTCTGGCTTGGTCATTCTCTCCTGAGGAAACAGAGGACACTGCTGGACATCCCTGCCTTCTTTTCCCATTTCTTTCAACTCACTCAAGACTTTTTATTTCTCACCATGGCTCAAGACAAAAA GGATCGTCGCTGGCTGTACTGCCTCCAGTGCCTCAAGCCAAGCCAGACCCTCTCAACACATCTTGCCAGGGTCTGCATGAAGGGCAGCACCCCAGCAGagcggcagcaggagctggagagggCCAAAGACTCCACCAGGTCCTGGACTCATGAGGGGAGGCTGTGGGACTACACCCGGATCAGCCAGCTGGTGCCTCACGCTCCTTCCAGACAGGCTCTGGtgaaagagctgcagaggagagggTTCTTTATCCTCAACGCCCCCATGGACGTGGACCTGGAGGAGTTTGAGGCCCGAAGCTCTGAGCAGCCCTCTGCCACTGCAGGCCcagttcctcctgcagcagagcaggcaggtgaaggcagccccgcccacaccTCTGAGGAAGAGGGCAGCGGCTCCGATGACCCCACCTGGCAACA GGCCACCCCCAACTTCTCCACCTCCGTGAGAGTCCGGATGCAGGAGGAGAACTTGTACGCCAAGTTCCCCCCTGAGACAACAGAgctgaagaagttcaagaaCCATTTGGTGTCTGTGCTTGAGACTCCCAACTACCAACAGGAG GTAGACAACGTGTCCCGGGTCCTGCGTTACCTGCAGCCGACGGGAGACCAGGTGTCGCTGGACTTCCTGGACAGCACAGCGCCGGTGGGCGACTTCTTTGCTGCCCTGAAGAGAGTGGGACAGACTGCAGCCACCAGGTTCAACTATATAAAGAGCCTGGTGAAGTTCATCCGGTACCTACAGCTGGAGCACGGTGGCACGGACCCTGCCTTCTTCCACAAGTGCACGAATTTCATGGACTTTCTGAGTGTTCTTCGAAAGTCAATTTCAGAGACACACAGCAAGGACCGTAAAAG GCATGAGTACTTTGTCGGGGCCAAGACGGGTGTGCACGAGTGCCAGAAAGTCCTCCGAGTGGCCAAGAAGGACGCGCTCGGCGTTTATGAACGCCTGCTGCGCAGCGAGCCGGTTTCCGAGGAGGAGAAGACGCGGTACAAATATTACTGTGAGGCTGTTCTCCTCCTGGGTCACTTCCAGAGGCCTGGAGCCGTGGAGGGACTGACA GTCACAGAATGGCTGGCCAAGCAGGACTGCGGCGGCCGGGTCGTCGTGGCTGTCAAGTCCCACAAGACAGCCAACAGGCCGCTGGCTCTGTTTGCCCTgacccaggaggaagctgct CTCATCCAGCAGTACTTCCTGTGTGTCAGGCCTGACTACATCAAGGCAGAAGCCGATgacgaggatgaggacgaggacgaggctCATCACCGCCTGTTTCTGTCCACCAACGGGAAACCAGTAAGGAGCGCCACCACCGACCTCCAGCGCCTGCATCAACA TTACGAGTTGCCCAGCGTCAGCAGCCAGGAGGTCCGCCGTGCCGTCGAGACTGCTGCCAACAGCACGTTCTCAGATGAGCAGAAGACCGGGCTGGCCTACTATCTGGCCCGCATGGACAAGGCGCCTAATGAGCATCACCACACGTGGGAGCCGGGGAGGATCGTGGAGACGGCCAACTTGGTGCGCCTCCTCACAAACGGGTAA